The following coding sequences lie in one Phragmites australis chromosome 8, lpPhrAust1.1, whole genome shotgun sequence genomic window:
- the LOC133926338 gene encoding sulfiredoxin, chloroplastic/mitochondrial-like isoform X1 encodes MASSSSLSLAKTMASGILLHRRAVPNASFLRGTGRIADAGRSKNHGFSASSSNGAAVPSLTSDSEKKGPVIMEIPLDKIRRPLMRTRANDPAKVQELMDSIRVIGLQVPVGIYIILIYFFNIQIDVLEVDGVYYGFSGCHRYEAHQRLGLPTIRCKVRRGTKETLRHHMR; translated from the exons ATGGCGTCGAGTTCGAGCCTGAGTTTGGCGAAGACCATGGCCTCCGgcatcctcctccaccgccgcgccgtCCCCAACGCCTCCTTCCTCCGGGGAACGGGAAGAATAGCGGACGCCGGGAGGAGCAAGAACCATGGCTTCTCCGCTTCCTCCTCCAACG GTGCAGCTGTGCCGTCCCTGACGAGTGACTCAGAGAAGAAGGGCCCTGTGATCATGGAAATTCCACTGGACAAGATCCGGAGGCCACTGATGCGAACACGTGCAAATGATCCAGCCAAGGTGCAAGAGCTCATGGACAGTATCCGTGTCATCGGACTCCAAGTACCTGTGGGTATCTATATAATCCTGATCTA TTTCTTCAATATACAGATTGATGTGCTGGAGGTCGATGGAGTTTACTATG GTTTTTCTGGATGCCACCGCTACGAGGCTCACCAGCGCCTAGGCCTCCCTACCATCCGCTGTAAAGTGCGTCGAGGGACAAAGGAAACACTGAG GCACCATATGCGATGA
- the LOC133926338 gene encoding sulfiredoxin, chloroplastic/mitochondrial-like isoform X3, whose product MASSSSLSLAKTMASGILLHRRAVPNASFLRGTGRIADAGRSKNHGFSASSSNGAAVPSLTSDSEKKGPVIMEIPLDKIRRPLMRTRANDPAKVQELMDSIRVIGLQVPIDVLEVDGVYYGFSGCHRYEAHQRLGLPTIRCKVRRGTKETLRHHMR is encoded by the exons ATGGCGTCGAGTTCGAGCCTGAGTTTGGCGAAGACCATGGCCTCCGgcatcctcctccaccgccgcgccgtCCCCAACGCCTCCTTCCTCCGGGGAACGGGAAGAATAGCGGACGCCGGGAGGAGCAAGAACCATGGCTTCTCCGCTTCCTCCTCCAACG GTGCAGCTGTGCCGTCCCTGACGAGTGACTCAGAGAAGAAGGGCCCTGTGATCATGGAAATTCCACTGGACAAGATCCGGAGGCCACTGATGCGAACACGTGCAAATGATCCAGCCAAGGTGCAAGAGCTCATGGACAGTATCCGTGTCATCGGACTCCAAGTACCT ATTGATGTGCTGGAGGTCGATGGAGTTTACTATG GTTTTTCTGGATGCCACCGCTACGAGGCTCACCAGCGCCTAGGCCTCCCTACCATCCGCTGTAAAGTGCGTCGAGGGACAAAGGAAACACTGAG GCACCATATGCGATGA
- the LOC133926338 gene encoding sulfiredoxin, chloroplastic/mitochondrial-like isoform X2 — protein sequence MASSSSLSLAKTMASGILLHRRAVPNASFLRGTGRIADAGRSKNHGFSASSSNAVPSLTSDSEKKGPVIMEIPLDKIRRPLMRTRANDPAKVQELMDSIRVIGLQVPVGIYIILIYFFNIQIDVLEVDGVYYGFSGCHRYEAHQRLGLPTIRCKVRRGTKETLRHHMR from the exons ATGGCGTCGAGTTCGAGCCTGAGTTTGGCGAAGACCATGGCCTCCGgcatcctcctccaccgccgcgccgtCCCCAACGCCTCCTTCCTCCGGGGAACGGGAAGAATAGCGGACGCCGGGAGGAGCAAGAACCATGGCTTCTCCGCTTCCTCCTCCAACG CTGTGCCGTCCCTGACGAGTGACTCAGAGAAGAAGGGCCCTGTGATCATGGAAATTCCACTGGACAAGATCCGGAGGCCACTGATGCGAACACGTGCAAATGATCCAGCCAAGGTGCAAGAGCTCATGGACAGTATCCGTGTCATCGGACTCCAAGTACCTGTGGGTATCTATATAATCCTGATCTA TTTCTTCAATATACAGATTGATGTGCTGGAGGTCGATGGAGTTTACTATG GTTTTTCTGGATGCCACCGCTACGAGGCTCACCAGCGCCTAGGCCTCCCTACCATCCGCTGTAAAGTGCGTCGAGGGACAAAGGAAACACTGAG GCACCATATGCGATGA
- the LOC133927533 gene encoding uncharacterized protein LOC133927533: MDPMFNGEWKPSEIEMAKSLIVRHNNNNNNNGYYDDTNKKHYDIVDVLQARFPWKEKHQVTDLYVDLVVGMMQMTQCQEKSGTGDTFDQATAVGSDLVNNNFGMPVEDPNMDNMEMLLGSLTKETGAMKTAEAAAPEWQFAPQPVRHTGRFWTTEEHRLFLRGLRVYGRGDWKNISMYFVKTKTPVQVSSHAQKYFRRRESATRRQRYSINDVGLYDAEPWVQNSSGWETLAYAGGGYNPSGAGGQGSTQRAAMNNLAQVWSPFLYRADQASSSQTAWNGDLQMVVAPPAAPVMTGAGSQTAWTDDQQGAFAHQQWMNNMY; this comes from the exons ATGGATCCCATGTTCAATGGGGAGTGGAAACCCTCCGAAATAGAGATGGCAAAATCACTCATCGTTAggcacaacaacaacaacaacaacaatggcTACTACGACGACACCAACAAGAAGCACTATGACATTGTGGATGTGCTTCAAGCAAGGTTCCCTTGGAAGGAGAAGCATCAGGTAACCGACTTGTACGTTGATCTTGTGGTGGGGATGATGCAGATGACGCAGTGCCAAGAGAAGAGCGGCACCGGCGACACCTTCGACCAGGCTACGGCGGTGGGCAGTGACCTCGTGAACAACAACTTTGGGATGCCGGTGGAGGATCCAAACATGGACAACATGGAGATGTTGCTTGGTTCTTTGACTAAGGAGACAGGGGCCATGAAGacagcggaggcggcggcgccggagtgGCAGTTCGCTCCTCAGCCGGTGAGGCACACGGGGAGGTTTTGGACAACGGAGGAGCACAG GTTGTTCCTCCGCGGTCTGCGCGTGTACGGCCGTGGCGATTGGAAGAACATCTCCATGTACTTTGTCAAAACCAAGACGCCGGTGCAGGTCTCCAGCCACGCGCAGAAGTACTTCCGTAGGCGGGAGAGCGCCACCAGGAGGCAGCGCTACAGCATCAACGATGTCGGTCTCTACGACGCAGAGCCCTGGGTGCAGAACTCTTCCGGCTGGGAGACGCTCGCCTACGCCGGCGGCGGCTACAACCCGAGCGGCGCCGGAGGTCAGGGTTCAACCCAGCGCGCCGCCATGAACAACCTGGCCCAGGTCTGGTCGCCCTTCCTTTACCGCGCCGACCAGGCGAGCAGCAGCCAGACGGCCTGGAATGGTGATCTGCAGATGGTAGTGGCTCCTCCAGCAGCTCCGGTAATGACGGGGGCAGGGAGCCAGACGGCCTGGACTGATGATCAGCAGGGAGCTTTTGCTCATCAGCAGTGGATGAACAACATGTACTAG
- the LOC133925778 gene encoding uncharacterized protein LOC133925778, with protein MAAPATSVVFLEAEARKLASHPLRVREVPGGVKDDDHEEEMRRRRRCLLERFMTSFGPGCQCVYETKKAISQSHPCVLYTMKVSVKKARVSWSHRSSRRFVPERRGPAFPIPLCRAVEHDQVEQVVHKSGEVSEPDRPGILSGIHEAGYYLLELDRERDVIHKEGSSAPWKEVAVIRGLPGGCGITVTSHVEHLVVRLHDMLFRLPGPDGTVDLRFSENWFCLPAGWTEERLYAEDGLHFVDIAAPVETLVKKLYAMRQQEEKEMERRRWETEEQRERRLQEEEAMRKLEEEERRKIHERKEERRREEAVAKRPVRTPLGWDAALWEISEVQPAAVHCYSKFKLSMNSNKQVSCKCVGQEGLQDMLRRVDDGEFILPIFKAAPASASSKALETLGFVEGYCDLRSWGFGPTRGRFMDKSGRTRSSVLMVSQSEAKVLTIKVLVDKLDILLDDGKVMTGLFGVSVDVHCDDISSSELLTTNWAYHILCKNTDGEGITFFSTLLVQLKKNLQLQLTKEESRIYSISAVDAEGGSEDLAEQWQKQQERVPAKPKQELVEVELQDCSLLFPTLQESEV; from the coding sequence ATGGCGGCGCCGGCGACATCTGTGGTGTTCCTCGAGGCGGAGGCGAGGAAACTTGCGTCGCACCCTCTGCGGGTGCGGGAGGTGCCCGGCGGGGTGAAAGATGACGACCACGAGGAGGAgatgcgccgccgccggcgctgcCTGCTTGAGCGATTCATGACGTCCTTCGGCCCGGGGTGCCAGTGCGTGTACGAGACGAAGAAGGCAATCTCCCAGTCCCACCCCTGCGTCCTCTACACCATGAAGGTGTCCGTCAAGAAAGCGCGGGTCTCTTGgtctcaccggagcagccgccgCTTCGTCCCGGAGCGGCGAGGGCCCGCCTTCCCCATCCCGCTCTGCCGCGCGGTGGAGCACGACCAGGTAGAGCAGGTGGTACACAAATCGGGCGAGGTCAGCGAGCCGGACCGGCCGGGGATTCTTTCGGGCATCCACGAAGCAGGGTACTACTTGCTTGAGCTCGACCGCGAGAGGGACGTGATTCACAAGGAGGGGTCGTCAGCGCCGTGGAAGGAGGTGGCCGTAATCCGGGGGCTGCCCGGGGGATGCGGCATCACCGTGACGTCCCACGTCGAGCACCTCGTCGTGCGGCTCCATGACATGCTCTTCCGCTTGCCTGGGCCTGACGGGACCGTGGACCTCCGCTTCTCCGAGAACTGGTTCTGCCTCCCCGCCGGGTGGACGGAGGAGAGGCTGTACGCGGAGGACGGGTTACACTTCGTCGACATTGCCGCCCCGGTGGAGACCCTGGTGAAGAAGCTATATGCGATGCGTCagcaggaggagaaagagatgGAGAGGCGGAGATGGGAGACGGAGGagcagagggagaggaggctgcaggaggaggaggcgatgcgcaagctagaggaggaggagaggaggaagatacACGAGcgaaaggaggagaggagaagagaggaggcggtggcaaAGCGACCTGTGCGCACTCCTCTGGGATGGGATGCTGCCTTGTGGGAGATCAGTGAGGTGCAGCCTGCAGCGGTGCATTGTTACTCCAAGTTCAAGCTATCAATGAACAGCAACAAGCAAGTTTCTTGCAAGTGCGTCGGTCAAGAAGGCCTTCAAGACATGCTCCGGAGGGTGGACGATGGCGAGTTTATTCTTCCCATTTTTAAGGCAGCACCGGCATCGGCATCATCAAAGGCCCTTGAAACTTTGGGATTTGTGGAAGGCTACTGTGATTTAAGATCCTGGGGATTTGGGCCGACGAGAGGTCGTTTCATGGATAAATCGGGGCGCACACGGAGCTCCGTGCTGATGGTGTCACAGAGTGAGGCGAAAGTCTTGACAATCAAGGTCCTTGTTGATAAGCTTGATATACTGCTGGATGATGGGAAGGTTATGACTGGTCTCTTTGGCGTCTCAGTGGACGTCCATTGTGATGATATATCATCCTCTGAGCTTTTGACAACAAACTGGGCATACCACATCTTGTGTAAGAATACTGATGGTGAAGGCATTACCTTTTTCTCGACACTGCTTGTGCAACTGAAAAAGAATCTACAGCTACAGCTAACGAAAGAAGAGTCGAGGATCTATAGCATATCTGCAGTAGATGCTGAGGGAGGAAGCGAGGATCTTGCGGAGCAGTGGCAAAAGCAGCAAGAACGGGTTCCTGCCAAGCCGAAGCAAGAGTTAGTAGAAGTTGAATTACAAGATTGCAGCCTGCTGTTTCCAACTCTTCAGGAGTCTGAGGTCTGA